The Priestia megaterium NBRC 15308 = ATCC 14581 region TCCACTTTCATCCATCATTTTAATATGATTCTCTATAGGTAAAACCACATGTGCGTGACTATCAATAATCATTTTGTTTCTCCTTTTTGTTTCTTTCTGTTCTTTCAGAAAAGACTTCATTGGCTACTGTTAAAATCGTATTTAAAGCTACAGGGAATCCAGCATAAATGACCATTTGTAACATTGCTTCTAAAATTTCTTCCTGTGTCCACCCACCATTCAAAGCCCCGTTTATGTAAAATTTCAGCTGTTTCGTATTGCCTAATGCAGTTAGGCCAGCCACTGCGGCAAGAAGGCGTGACTTTAAGTCTAAGCCTGGTCTCGAGAAAATTTGTCCATAATTAAACTCTACAGCTAACGTTCCTAAATCAGGGAGAGCTGACTGTTCAAAGCCAGCCATTATGTCCTTATAGTTCTCTGGATCAATCTTAGCTAATATATCTAATCCTCGTTGAAAGTTATCTGTGTGTGTTCTCATTACGTATTACTTCCTTTCTTATTCATGAAATTCCCTATCGTTTTTTTAGGGATGCTTATTGGAATTAAAGAACAAAAGCTAATGGCTATCATCAATATGGCTATGGCACACACTCCATGCCACTCCCATTTACTCCATGCAAGTAAACCCACATAAGATCCTAGGGACCCTCCTAAAAATGTGGAAACCATATATAATCCATTTAATCGACTTCTTTTTTCTTCTCCTAATTGGAAAATAGTAAACTGACAGGCAACTTGGTTTGCTTGAGTTCCTATCGTTATGAGAAGAGCTCCTAAAATTAACCCAGGCAACCAGTACCCTCCCCTTATAAGACCTATAAAGGCAAGTAAAGATATGGACATACACAAAAGACTTGCAAACTTTGCCCCTTTTGTATCAATTAAACGTCCGATAATCGGCGTAGCAAACGCTCCCGCTATCCCGACTAACCCTATTACCCCCACCATGTCACTTCCATAGAAATAGGGATCTGTATCTAATAAAAAGACAAGCGTGGTCCAAAATGCACTAAAAGAAGCAAACATCATTCCCTGACTTACGCATGCTTGTTGCAGGGCTCTTTCTTTTATAAACAGCGGACCTAACGACATGATTAAGTGTTTATAACTGGGTGCATTCGCTCCCTTACTTTTTGGAAAATAGACGTAAACTAACAAAATCATAAAAAGTGTAGCCACAGCAGACGTCCAATACACCATTCGCCACCCAAAATGAACATCAATAAAACCACTAACAAGTCGAGCGCCTAAAATACCACAAATTAATCCAATGGCGACATTTCCTAAAACTTTTCCTCTATTATGACCTGAAGCTATATTCGCAGCCAACGGAACAATAATTTGAGGAACAACCGTTACAATTCCTAAAGCTAAACTTGTAACCAGCATCCACGTTTTGTTGATAGATAAAGCGTTTAAAGCGAGAACGATACATATAGCGAATAATAAAAACAAAATCAATTTTTTTCGTTCAAAGATGTCTCCCAACGGTACTATCAAAAGATTTCCTAGTGCGTATCCAATTTGAGCTAAAGTAGCTATAATGCCTATGCTGGCCGCTGAAACATGAAAACTGGCGGACATGCTTACTAAAAGGGTTTGGTTCAAGTAGACGTTAGCCACTGTAAACCCGCAAACTGTAGCCATTAAAAGAACTAATCCTTTTGATATATCAGACGTCTTTTCGCTATCTTTTACTATCATCTGTTTCACCTCCCTTACCTAGATCATAAAATAAGGATTATAATGGTAATAGGAGTCTAGTTATACTAGCAGTAAAAGTACTACCTACACAAAGGAGTAAAATCATGGTAAGCGATAAAGAAAGAAGAAAAGAATTAGGAGATTTTCTAAAGATAAGACGAGAACGATTGTCTCCAAAAGATTTTAATTTGCCTATTGGACCGAGGAGAAGAGCTAAAGGATTACGCAGAGAAGAAGTGTCTCAACTAGCAGGAGTCGGCATAACTTGGTATACGTGGCTAGAACAAGGACGAGATATACAAGTATCTTCCGAAGTATTAGAAGCCATATCTCGTATTTTTAAATTAAACAAAGAAGAAATGGAGCATTTATTTTCATTAGGCAATCAGCCGCTTCCGTCTGCAACCGTGCAGAATGAAAGAGAAAATATAGATCGTGTTATAAAAAACCTATTAAGTCAATTAGGTCACTGCCCTGCCTATGTAACAGATGAAAAACTTAATATCGTAGACTGGAATAAAGCTGCTGTGGTGGTATTTGGGGACTTTAACGAGATGGACGAGCGAAACCGCAATGCAGTGTGGCGCTGTTTTACTTCCAAAGAATATCAAAACCTTTTTCAAAATTGGGAAGATCATGCTCAACGACTAATTGCCCAATTTCGCCTAGCTTACACACGCTTTGTCGGAGATGAGTGGTTTAAAGCTATGATTAGTGAACTTAGCGAGAAAAGCCCTCAGTTTTACAAGTGGTGGTCTAATCATGAAGTTTTAGGTATGCCTTGTGGAAAGAAGACAATTATTCATCCTGTGGTAGGAGAAATGATTATGGATCATATCACACTCCAAGTGTATGATGCACCTGAATTAAAAGTAACCATTTATCAACCTTGCCAAGAAAAAGAAACAGAAGAAAAGATGAAGCATTTACTGAGATCATAATATTAGTACTATACGTATCATTAATGTTAATTACTAGAAGCCTATGTAATCTTGATAAGTACATAGGCTTCTTTGCGTTTTTCTTCTAACTTATTTCATCAAAAACGTTCGTAAAAGTATGTGTGTTTTAGAATACGTTCGTAATTAATTTCCGAACTTAAATGAACGGTAAAAATGATAGTTTTATTATCTAAATGAAAAGTCCGTAAAAGTATACTTTTACGGACTTTTATTGGTTCTTGTAATACTTATTATGGTAACTACGATTATATATGATGTTTACACTGATAAAATCTTAATTTGTGGTAATATTTTCTATAAAGGAGGTTAGGTCAATTGAAAACAATAGGCTTATTAGGTGGAATGAGTTGGGAATCATCAAGCGAGTATTACAGAATTATCAATCAAACAGTAAATAGAAAGTTAGGAGGACATCACTCTGCTAAAAGTGTGATGTATTCTGTAGACTTTGAAGAAATAAAGAAATTGCAACATAGTGATAGATGGGATGAAGCAACAGAGTTAATGATTAAAGGAGCTCAATATATCGAAAAAGGTGGAGCCGACTTTTTAGTTATCTGTACAAACACTATGCATAAAATGGCAAGTGATATTCAGCAACACATTGGTATTCCTATTTTACATATTGCAGATGCCACAGCTAAGAAAATAAAAGACCAAGGGATTAATAGAGTCGGGTTGCTTGGCACGAAGTTTACGATGGAAGAGGATTTTTATAAAGGTCGACTTATGGCTAATCATAATCTTGAAGTTAATATCCCCAGCGAAAAAGAGCGCCAAATTGTACATGATATTATTTACAAAGAATTATGTTTAGGGAAGATTGACTTAGGTTCCAAAAGTGCATATCAAAAAATTATAAATGGTTTAATCAACGATGGAATAGAAGGAGCTATATTAGGTTGTACTGAAATCTCCTTACTAATTAATCAGAATGATATCTGGATACCTATATTCGATACCACAGAAATACATGCACAAACAGCAGTTGATTGGGCATTGGGGATCTCCTAAGAAAATAAGTAGATGAAAAAGAGACTAAGTACCATATTCCTCAGAACAAAGGCTTCCTAGAAAATCACATTATGTAAACTTACTTGTAATAAATTACGATTAATAACAAAAAGAATCCTTTGCTTCTATCAGCAAAGGATTTTGAAATTTATTGGAATAGGGGGAATACTTTATTAGTCTGGCCAGATTTGTAGATTCATATACATATATCTTTAAAAATAAAGTCTGTATTTTATAATTCAATTTCCTCCTTTTGTAGTTAATAAAAACAAACCATACCTACTTGGGTATGGTTTGTTTATTATTTACTTTCATTCTAGGAATATTTTCTAGTCAATCATAGAATATAAATAGGTAAAAAGGGTTGATTATAGATAAAAAGGGTACTTTTAAAGTAAAAGTGAGGGATAGTCATGGATATACGAATTCAGTCTACAGACATAGATTTTCAACAGTTAATTGAATATTCCCTTAATTCTATTTTGATTATTGAAAAAGAAGGCCACATTCTTTACTGTAATAAGGTATGCTTGAATTTACTGAATGTAGCTACTCACGAGGAAGTCCTATATAAAAGTTGGTATCGTTTTTTACATCCTGACTTCCATGACGTGTTTAAAGAACGATTAAAAAGGGTTTTGGAGGAACAGGAAGCAGCAGAACTCATAGAACAAAGAATAATAAGAAATGATGGAGAATTTATAGAGATCGAAGTCATGTCTGCTCCTTATTACTTAGGTGATGAAGTCTTTGCACAAGTCATTATTCAAGATATTACCCATCGTAAATTAGCAGAGAAGCTTTTAAATGAAGGAGAAAAACTCTCGGCTATTGGTCAAATAGCAGCTAGTATTGCCCATGAAGTTAAAAATCCCCTTACAACAGTTAAAGGATTTTTACAGTTATTAAAAGAATCTCGCCCCCATTCCTATTTAGATATAATGGAAACTGAATTAGAAAAAGCATTTAACACTCTTCAAAATTTATTACAGGTATCCAAGCCGGACTTAGATGACGAACCTTTTGTTCCTATCGATATATGCAAAG contains the following coding sequences:
- a CDS encoding carboxymuconolactone decarboxylase family protein — protein: MRTHTDNFQRGLDILAKIDPENYKDIMAGFEQSALPDLGTLAVEFNYGQIFSRPGLDLKSRLLAAVAGLTALGNTKQLKFYINGALNGGWTQEEILEAMLQMVIYAGFPVALNTILTVANEVFSERTERNKKEKQNDY
- a CDS encoding MFS transporter gives rise to the protein MIVKDSEKTSDISKGLVLLMATVCGFTVANVYLNQTLLVSMSASFHVSAASIGIIATLAQIGYALGNLLIVPLGDIFERKKLILFLLFAICIVLALNALSINKTWMLVTSLALGIVTVVPQIIVPLAANIASGHNRGKVLGNVAIGLICGILGARLVSGFIDVHFGWRMVYWTSAVATLFMILLVYVYFPKSKGANAPSYKHLIMSLGPLFIKERALQQACVSQGMMFASFSAFWTTLVFLLDTDPYFYGSDMVGVIGLVGIAGAFATPIIGRLIDTKGAKFASLLCMSISLLAFIGLIRGGYWLPGLILGALLITIGTQANQVACQFTIFQLGEEKRSRLNGLYMVSTFLGGSLGSYVGLLAWSKWEWHGVCAIAILMIAISFCSLIPISIPKKTIGNFMNKKGSNT
- a CDS encoding aspartate/glutamate racemase family protein, with amino-acid sequence MKTIGLLGGMSWESSSEYYRIINQTVNRKLGGHHSAKSVMYSVDFEEIKKLQHSDRWDEATELMIKGAQYIEKGGADFLVICTNTMHKMASDIQQHIGIPILHIADATAKKIKDQGINRVGLLGTKFTMEEDFYKGRLMANHNLEVNIPSEKERQIVHDIIYKELCLGKIDLGSKSAYQKIINGLINDGIEGAILGCTEISLLINQNDIWIPIFDTTEIHAQTAVDWALGIS
- a CDS encoding ATP-binding protein, with translation MDIRIQSTDIDFQQLIEYSLNSILIIEKEGHILYCNKVCLNLLNVATHEEVLYKSWYRFLHPDFHDVFKERLKRVLEEQEAAELIEQRIIRNDGEFIEIEVMSAPYYLGDEVFAQVIIQDITHRKLAEKLLNEGEKLSAIGQIAASIAHEVKNPLTTVKGFLQLLKESRPHSYLDIMETELEKAFNTLQNLLQVSKPDLDDEPFVPIDICKELASLLFLFQGRLYNVEIEMDAIDSKRLIIGKRNLLLKALFNLIKNALEAVEDKGKIKIEHYFDEGYIHIKVSDTGVGIPEEQLKQLGNPFFSTKNEGTGLGLTQVFATIREHRGTISVQSIVGKGTTFHIKLPLN
- a CDS encoding helix-turn-helix transcriptional regulator, giving the protein MVSDKERRKELGDFLKIRRERLSPKDFNLPIGPRRRAKGLRREEVSQLAGVGITWYTWLEQGRDIQVSSEVLEAISRIFKLNKEEMEHLFSLGNQPLPSATVQNERENIDRVIKNLLSQLGHCPAYVTDEKLNIVDWNKAAVVVFGDFNEMDERNRNAVWRCFTSKEYQNLFQNWEDHAQRLIAQFRLAYTRFVGDEWFKAMISELSEKSPQFYKWWSNHEVLGMPCGKKTIIHPVVGEMIMDHITLQVYDAPELKVTIYQPCQEKETEEKMKHLLRS